A single region of the Patescibacteria group bacterium genome encodes:
- a CDS encoding FtsW/RodA/SpoVE family cell cycle protein — MATLSLKRFFSIKDWGLAASLCVLCVFGLVGVISVSYGSASGRPLRHAIYFIIGIGLFLAIGQMERRHIRTFALPFYAGCVALLIGVLFFGTTLRGTQGWFTLGTLTLQPVEFMKVGLVLMSASFFERARFLYSPLSRVVRSSVFLAPPILLTLAQPDAGSALVLCVIGALMVLLNVPRRMAFMLLLIAVVFAVFSWLFLLKDYQKQRVATLLNPRADPFGMGYNIRQSVIAVGAGKLFGRGIGGGPQSHLRFLPEATTDFSFAVIAEELGFAGVSVMLAAFVLFFWSIMRILRTARDEFSVFLTLGVGVWLFFQTAVNIGMNIGLLPAVGLPLPFVSYGGSALIASCMGAGLVLAVSREGHV, encoded by the coding sequence ATGGCCACGCTTTCTCTGAAGCGTTTTTTTTCAATAAAAGATTGGGGGCTGGCCGCTTCCCTTTGCGTGCTCTGCGTGTTTGGGCTCGTGGGAGTCATAAGCGTATCGTATGGGAGCGCAAGCGGCCGTCCCTTGCGGCATGCTATTTATTTTATTATCGGCATCGGATTGTTCCTTGCGATCGGGCAGATGGAGCGCCGCCATATCAGGACGTTTGCATTGCCGTTTTACGCGGGGTGTGTTGCCTTATTAATAGGAGTACTTTTTTTTGGTACCACTTTGCGCGGCACTCAGGGGTGGTTTACACTTGGAACGCTTACCCTCCAGCCCGTCGAATTTATGAAGGTGGGGCTCGTGCTTATGAGCGCCTCTTTTTTTGAACGCGCGAGATTCCTTTATTCCCCGCTTTCGCGTGTAGTGCGCAGTTCGGTATTTCTCGCGCCCCCCATACTTCTCACGCTTGCGCAGCCGGATGCGGGCTCGGCGCTGGTGCTCTGCGTGATTGGCGCGCTCATGGTTTTATTGAACGTGCCGCGGCGCATGGCATTCATGCTCCTCCTGATTGCCGTAGTGTTTGCGGTGTTCAGCTGGCTATTTCTTTTGAAGGATTACCAGAAGCAGAGAGTGGCAACACTGCTCAACCCCCGCGCTGATCCATTTGGCATGGGTTACAATATACGGCAATCAGTCATTGCGGTGGGCGCGGGAAAGCTTTTTGGACGCGGCATCGGCGGGGGGCCGCAGAGCCATCTCCGTTTCCTTCCCGAGGCGACGACAGATTTTTCGTTTGCGGTCATCGCGGAGGAGCTTGGGTTTGCAGGGGTAAGCGTGATGCTCGCCGCGTTCGTTCTTTTCTTTTGGAGCATTATGAGGATATTGCGTACTGCGCGTGATGAATTTTCAGTATTTTTGACGCTGGGAGTGGGCGTGTGGCTGTTTTTTCAAACTGCGGTGAACATTGGCATGAATATCGGACTGCTGCCTGCCGTGGGGCTTCCTCTGCCTTTTGTGAGCTATGGGGGGAGCGCCCTGATTGCCTCATGTATGGGAGCGGGGCTGGTGCTTGCGGTGAGCAGAGAGGGGCATGTGTAA